One Glycine max cultivar Williams 82 chromosome 1, Glycine_max_v4.0, whole genome shotgun sequence genomic window, atacttaattattcaaaatttcagTTTAGTGCCTCAACTATTCAACAGTCagcctcttcctcttctttctctaaCCCTCTACACCTGCATTCAAAAGCCGTAGGACACCACGTCGTGCACCGCCGCGTGCCACCACCCACTAAACCACCAACCTCCACACCCAGCCCAACACAAGCATCGTTGTCGGTTTTGTTTCTCTTCCTCCCTCTCTGGTTTTGGGTCTTGGAGTGTCCTTCTAGCTCTTCCAACCCAATTCGCGGAGATGAAGTAAGAATCACAGTATAACCATCTAATTGGTATCTTCAAGAAACAATAATGTATATTTTATGGTAACAGTTTTAAATTACAGTCAGCAACAGTAACTTAAAGTTTGGGAGATTGTGAATTGCATCAGTCTTGACCatctgcaatttttttttaaaattttttttgtaacatttaAGGTTTTGGAGGTCTTTGCAACAGTGAGTGCaaccgcaatttaaaaccttgacaCGGGTATTTCCAAGGTAGGCATGGTTATAACTCTTTGTGCTTATTTTATGCAAGGTGTTTGATGCTATCTCTCAAAGAGTTTTGGATCTTGTTTTTTTGGTGTTGCATGTTATGGAAAAATAAACCAGGCTCATTGGCTGCAGTCATATTGATTATAATGTTTATTGGCTGCATTGGGTGATTCACTAGATTGGAACAATGGATTGCTATTTTTTAATTGCTGTTGCATGAAATTActatggattttttattttctggagGAATGTGAACTCTTTATGatgtttttttccctttttatcaATGGCTGGGATACTGCATGTAATGTACACTCTGTCTATTCTCAGATGAGTATTTTAATGTATCTAGGGGAACCCAGGCATAAGCTTTTTGCTGCCAGGAAGTATCTTAAAGGTAAATGTAAACTCATTGAACTCTTTGAAGCTGCTCTTTTGAGTAGAATACTGAATTTTCTATGATCTGATACTGAAAAGTGACTCAGATTGAAATTTGTGAGCCTTTGGCTGCTATAGTATGTAAACAACATTCTATGCCTATGTTAGTGAATTGGTTTTCGTTATTGAAGGTTATTAAACCCAAAGATCGCTGTCAACTGATACTCGGATGGAAATATAGAATTAATAGATTTCCCCCCTTagaatttattatgtattttagtgctacagagataaaaaaaaattcagcttTCTAGGCCATGCGTGGTTCCTAAATTCAGCTTTCTCGTGCTGTCAACTGATACAGCACGAGTATCCAATATGATAAGATTCAATATGtaaatatgataatttaaaaaaaaaaaaaggatacagGTAGGACAATATATATTaagcaaaatataattatatttaataacttcttatactttattaatttattttctcgtttatttatttgtctaaATATAGCTGATATTTATATTAGTTTGACATTATCATTGTATTATTACTAGTCTTTAATATctggaaaaatttattaaaaagccataattgtaataataaaaaagttatattcaaGTTATGATAATGATCCCTTcattttctaaagaaaaaatgtatattaagaGGTTTGAAGATAAGGCAATGAAACTTTGATACAAAGGCATTCATAAAATTCGCATGTCGGAATCCCATACAGAAATGTCGCCAATTTTGAAGTATCCTTGTATCACACTTTGCTTGTGAAAGGAAGTAAAGTGATTAGAGCTCATCATTTTTTGAATAATCAATCAAACTTAATTTCCCTactgttttaattttcattgcAGGAGTGGGTTTTTCCTCTTTTCACACTGCTTCAAATTCCTCTGTAGAGCACTCACAAGAAGAGGAAGTAGTGATTGCTCTGGGAAGTAATGTAGGTGACAGGCTGCATAACTTCAAGGAAGCCTTGAAATTGATGAGGAACTCAGGCATTAACATCACAAGACATGCTTGTTTGTATGAGACAGCGCCGGCATATGTTACTGATCAACCTCGCTTTATCTACTCAGCAGTTAGAGCTGTTACTAAACTAGGTCCACATGAACTATTGTCTACACTCAAAAGAATTGAGAAGGACTTGGGCCGTACAGATGGTATGAGGTATGGTGTCCAAGGCCAATTGACTTAGACATTTTATTCTATGGTAAATATAAAGTCAGATCTGATATCCTCACTATACCTCATGAAAGAATTTGGGAAAGGCCATTTGTGATGGCCCCCTTGATGGACTTATTGGGATCAGCTATTGACAGTGACACAGTTACTTCCTGGAATTCATTTTCAGGCCATTCTCGTGGACTCTCTGGATTATGGGAAGATTTAGGCAGTGAATCCCTTATTGGAGAGTTTGGAAAGGAAGGAATGTATAGGGTAATGCCTGTTGCAAATGGCTTACTTGACTGGTCATGGAGAACTTCCGTCATGGGGATCCTTAATGTGACTCCAGATAGTTTTAGTGATGGGGGACATTTTCAGTCTGTGGAGTCTGCTGTTTCTCAGGTTCGGTTAATGATTTCAGAAGGAGCAGATATGATCGATATTGGGGCTCTGTCTACTCGGCCCATGGCATCTAGGATCTCTGCTGAAGAAGAATTAGGTAGATTAATCCCTGTCCTGGAAGCTGTAGTGTCAATGCCTGAAGTAGAAGGAAAGCTCATATCCGTGGATACTTTCTACTCTGAAGTTGCTTCAGAAGCAGTGAGTAAAGGGGCTCATTTTATAAATGATGTATCTGCTGGGAAGTTAGATAGTAATATGTTTAAGGTCATGGCTGATCTTAATGTTCCTTATGTTGCAATGCACATGAGAGGGGACCCATCTACAATGCAGAATAGTGAAAACCTGAAATATGATAATGTTTGTGAAGAGATATCATCGGAGTTATACTCGCGGGTTAGAGAGGCAGAGATGTCAGGAATCCCGGGATGGAGGATTATGATTGACCCTGGCGTTGGATTCTCAAAGAAAACTGAACACAATTTAGACATTCTCATGGGACTACCTGATATCAGAGAAGAGATTGCCTCAAGAAGTTTGGCCATCTCTCATGCTCCCATGCTTATTGGACCCTCAAGAAAGAGATTTTTAGGTGAAATTTGCTCTCGTTCCGATGCAGCTGAGAGGGATCCTGCTACCATTGCTTCAGTCACAGCTGGTGTTTTGGGAGGGGCTAATATTGTTAGAGTGCATAATGTCAAAGATAATCTAGATGCTGTGAAGGTTTGTGATGCAATTCTAAGACAGAAAAGTTCTCACATGAAATCTAGACGTTTAATTTGTCTTTCTACAGCATATCTGCTGCTGATGTTAATTGCCGGGCTGCCCGAGTATTTGGATTTTTGCAGCAACAACTCTGTTAGTGTTGTTCTTTGCCATGTTACTCCTACTCCAAGGTCATATGTAGAACACAACAATGCTGTCAAAGCCGGAACAAAGAAGCATCAAGTACAATGTAGCATTGAATAATCAGCATACCATCGTTTTGATTCTGAATTTTATGTCTATCTTGTATTTATTTCATTCCTTAACATATATTTGATTCACAAGTTTTATTTCAACCTATCCACTTGTAACTTATTGATTCATATGAATGTTTGGATGAGTGTGACGAAATTGATTTTAAGGTTGTGATTtatgtttggatattttttattataaaattaagttataaataaaattcaatataattttttctgtcataattaattttgaatacaaATAATTCTGAACacaactatataaaaaattatctaaaattaattttgtatttagaaTTAATTCTCTTATTagaaatcaaacacaatcatttgtaattatttcttattatgtgatttatgtttagatattttttaattataaaattaagttatgagtaaaatttagtataattttttataattaattttaaatttttgtttaaaataaaattaaatatatgaaaatttatctaaaattaattttatatttagaatTAATTCTTTAATGAGATACTAAGCACAATCAAATGTAAGAATTGATTGTTCCTTGCTTATTCTTGTCAAGGACGTAACCCAATAATCAAGTTCCCACTATTTTAGGTCTGACACTCAAAAGTGATGTTAAGTGTTTGAATACTATATTTTAACGAAGAGAGAGATTTCAAATAACTTAAGCCATTCTTTGGGGGAATGTAAGGGACAAGGAATGAGAGGGGGAAAAGCGAGGAATGACGatagaatataaaatattgttattttaactGGATGTCGTATTGAAAAAAGTGAACTTAAGAAAAGATTAGATACATATATTCACcctaaatgatttttgtttaaataatattttaagaacaatcaagtaatttaaaatgCATTTAGGTTTTGTATTCACACTGCTAGCCAGTTTTAAAATACTTGAGTATGTATGTGCATGTTTCAAATCGTTTATATGGTTCCGTTTTGTATAGTACAAAAATTGTTTGAACATTCTTAATAAGAGATATACTATTTATATAGTAcaattttataacatttttactatagtatttttttatcacattaactttcttattttatacttttctctGTTTTCTTCTTATCTCTATGGCATAGtttgatatataaaaattgtGTAACTATAATTTCTCATATAATATTGcatttttacatcaattttattaaatccTAACATTCTAAGacatctctttatttttattttcaaaataacacGTTGAGTTAATCTGCAATTATGAGAATAAATGAATTTAGTATAAAAATGTCATTTGAAACTATGAAATGAATTTAGGCTAGAAAGTTGGTCCAAAACAATGTGTATCACCACCTAATTACACCTATATTCCATTAAGTTTTActtttctttgatttgatgttttaagttttaaaagttttgttttaatttttcatgtttttcaaaattttgttttcgttcattttttctattttcgtTAACAAAGTTAGAAGTTCTATTAACtcagaaaatttttaaataaataatctaaaACAATAGCTGTTAAAACTGTcataatctttattttatttctaaaattataaacCACTAAAAAAACCTCCTCCCCCTGTTCATCTTATTCAACAATGTCCACGGCACCACCATCCAAATTTCCACCGGTCTAAAATGGTAAATGTCAATTAAACAAGAAATAGGATCAAACTTTAATCCTCCACACAAGAATGAGTTGCAGATAAGCATCAGACCACACAAGAATTCATCATAATACtataacaataaatattcatcaatcatcagaaaaataaaagtccCTAAATGCCAAATCAAAATCCACCGTCGAAGGTGAGGGATAACTCAATCTACGGACCCACCACGCCATCAATCGAAGCAACCACCGCACCAtcaaatttgttttttgttctcCTCCGGCAAAGCCATGGCATTCAAGCTCGAGACCTTCGTCGAGAGAAAAAAGACCTCCATTGAGAAGTTGTTGGGGGTAATTGGAGAACTATCCATCCCAGAGCATTGTGGACAAGTTGGGCGTTGCAATTCTTGCGGATTTGTGTTTCATTCATGGCTTCGATTTAATGACTCTAGTGGTGTTGATTAAGGGCTTGCTTTAGATCTAGAAGAGGGTGGGAAAAAAACTTAGATCCGAAAgaggaatttttattttgtggtttataatttttaaaataaaataaagagaatataaatttttagtagtcattattttaaaatttaagttaacaGAATAACTAACGTTAacgaaaataagaaaaatgagatcaaaatgaaacttttaaaaacataaaaaatcaaaataaaacttttaaaatttaatatatcaaaataaaatttaatgaaacaaaaagtAACATTGAGCCTTTTCAAATTGATCTAACACTCGAGGTTCCTTTTATCAGCTACCTAAGGCCACCTTCATAGTCCCTTATTTGTTGCTATGTTCAGCCCTGTGGCTCTTGTCCATTATTGATGTTGATCCTTCTTTGGAGCAATGGTGGTCGCTTTTGATAcatgtcttctattttttatacatttatacGAATATATCatattgctttgtttttttcgATGATGTTATTGCTTTGTTAGTTTATCTGCATATGATGTATACATATTTGAGAAAtctttttatatacttttattttaaacataataaattagcCTTGGGAAGTAAATTTGGCCGTTGAAAAAGTTGCTATAGATCTTCTTGAGCCTTTGTTGGGCATTAACTTCGCAAAAGATAACATGCAAGAAAAAGATTAATTCTTAAAGGTTTACACAATACAACTATGCAAAAACAAGATAACATGGGAATTTACAAGCCAATTTACAGCCTACTTTTATAATCCCTAAACTAAAGGCACACTCTTATAATAAGCTTTTATATCTCCAACATCCAAACAAAACAACCAAAAGCTATATGAACCTTTAAAGTGTTAACATCTTTGCCTGTCTTGATCATCATTTCTATTCATTGAAAGTTGTATCCCAACAATAGTTTTGTATATCTCTTCCTAGCAACTTTAGCCTTCTTAAGAGCCACCCTATGAAAATTGAAGGCTGGGACTCTtcaaatttttctctccttaattcaactttttttctcatttcctCAACAAATTTATAGAAGAATTtgatatttcaattattttttgcaaCTTTTGGAAAGATATAAGATCTTCACATATAAGAGCCAGATCactagttagttttttttttaagtactaGAGAGTCAAACTAAAAAGTAATAAGAAAGGAATGAGATATAAGGTGGGTTGAATGGTTAAAGAAGGAAAGAGGAAAAAGGTGGCAGATTTGATCTCTTTTGCTAACAAACATTTTAACATACTaacatttgctgataaaaaaaaaagcagcaaTGAAACATAATTTGAACTTTACAGAACAATAAGTAAAGCTTCAAACTAAAAtgctaaaacaaaaaagagatttCTCCAAAGAAATGAAAATGCTAGAGATTAGACTTTTGTCTCTTACAGTCACAGTTAAAAACTGTTTCTGTGCAGATTTATGTATCCCAATAATTAACAAAGTGTATCCTTGAGTAAATTTAGATCCCTATCACTTTGCCTTTTCCAAATGGAGAATGAAAGGGTTAGAAAGGTTATGAAGTTtcataaaattttgagaaaacatACGAATCAAGTTATTTCCAAATAGAAGTATAGCATTATGAATTAAACCAGGGAGAGCTACAATTAAGAATTTCATTTGATTAGGTGTTCCCAAATTTAAGGGAGCATAAAAATTAGAGTTTTGCATGATAGTTCTGTcattaacaaaaagaaataaattttagagaCCCCAGATAACTTATCAATAAAGTCAACCATTAAAGaaacatgaaaaaattaattaaaaggaaaGGGGTATCTCCTAATCATATTtagatcataaaataaaattcctacAAACCTTTTTCCTTTCACTATAATGTTGAACATTgaataaagaggaaaaaaaaaagaaaatcaattaacCATAGTGTACGACAGAAAGTAAATTAGAATGAAAAACCACTAAATATGTGactcaaattatcaaaattgggaGAGAATTGAGTTGTGACATATTACCAATTAGTAGCAGAGGAAgttatagacaaaaaaaaacactattaaCAATATATATCCAGATTTAACACAAGAAgtgtcaaaactcaaaagctGGGAACAAGAAGTATCAATAAAGACATGgcttcaaaaaattcaaaaagaaaatcgAGAACCCCAACCTGTAATAAAAAGCGTGAATATAGcagaaaaatataacaatttgaaCCATGCCACCCACTTTTTGTGATTGAAATCATTTGTCTGTGCAATGCAACAGCCCTGTTTCTCTGTATTCAAGCCATTAAGCAATGAGTAATTTCAAAACTCTCAGGTAATAGCATTTGGCAGAAGAGGGAGCCACCTGTGAATGCCAATGCTGGTCTTGAGGAGGGCTACACAGGTTGGGGGCTGGTTGTCAGAAATCACATGGGTGATGTTGTATTTTTGGTGTGCAATAAATAGAATATCCTGGTGGACCATGCCCTTGCTAAGGTCTTGGGAGTTAGATGGAGTTTAGAAGTGGCAAAGGAGCAACAAATTCATGAAGTTATTACTGAATAGGATACTTCAGCAATGGTCTACTTGTATCTATCAGAAAAATCTATTGAACCTATCATCGAAGACTGCAGGGAAATTATGTGCTATTTTGAGGAGTGTTCTGTGTGACATAttagtagacttaggaactcTGTTGCTCACAAGCTGGATGGCTTGTCTAAACAATTTGGTTCCAGAATTTGGGTAGGGAATGTCCCCAGCCATATTCAACCTTTTATAGTAACAATGTTTAGGTTCAGCACTGTGAACCAGAATAGATTCCAATCACATATTCTTTCTTCTATACTGGGGCTGAAGACTTCTATTATTTGGAGAAGCATTACTAAGGCTATTAAACACATGATGGATGGACTCAGTGTTCATCTTGGTTCGGGTAATTCTTCTTTCTGATTTAAGGATACTAGAAGAATTTATACTTGTCTCAGTTTCAGGTAAAGGATATGGGATGGTACTAATTACCAAACAATGGAATGGTCTTTGGAAAAGACTATCTACAAATCTGCCAAACTGGGATTAGCTGAGAAGTAAGAATCGGAATCTATTCAGCATCTACAGAATATAGTTAGATTCATCAACGTAAATTTCCTTTTGCTGGAGAACAGCAATGAAATTAGCTCTAGAAGTTGTAAGACTATAGAAATTTAAGTCCTACTTCGGTTGGTACTACAAGAGGCATATTTACCTTAGACGTGCCTAAAATGTCACTTAAAAACAGAAGGATACATAccttaaaataattagaaaaaactCAGAGTTTTGTTGTAAGGtcattatatgtatatatgaatCTAAAATTCAAAGTAGTgtaatttcatttccaaactaATGGTGATTTCATTTCACTAGCTACCCTGTTTCAGATTCTACAGTACCATGTCACCCCATACACAAGATTCATCAGACATTACAATGAGGCAAACAAACAATGAAACGCAACATTTCCCTCACCAAGTTGCGCCGTTTTGACAAGTCATTGGTTTTGAAGAACCTCCGCTTCAGCCTTGGCCATAGGATCATCCTTGATCTCAATTTCCtcttccttctctccctctcgcTGCTCTGCCACTTGCTTCCGGTGCAAGTCTTCTGCCGCCTCCATCGCCGCACGATTCTCCTTCTCAATCCGTTTCATCTCTTCCTCCTGCTGCTGCCGCTCAAACCAGGTATCCGCATCCGCCCAAACTGATTCAAAcacaaaatcaatcaatcacTCAAAAACCACCAAACAACACgtagaatgaattaaaacattcactCCTTAGGGTTTCTAAAATATTGTAATTGAGCACGTGTTCTTTAGTTTCACGTTAGATTTTCCAAAATGATGTTGAAATTGATTCCGAGTCGAAGCAACTCGTAGTATCTGCTTCAGACCAAGCATTTTATATTTGAGTTTTACTGTTAAACTtgcttttggagtaaaaacattcaaacatgAATCACAtcactttaaaatcaattttaaccaaaatcaattctgcaaaattaatttcattcacaATCAATTTCGTAGTTCCAAATCAATTTAACCAAGATCAATTTTGCgaaatcaatttcattcaaaatcaatttttccgACGCTCATTCAAAAGGTGGAAAAGAGGGTTAGGGTTTTGGGCTTACCGGGCTGGGCGGCCCAGCCCTGCTCCCCTCCCTTGATGCGTTCGGGGAGGGCGTAGTTGACGGTGAGGACGCGGCCGTAGAGCTCGGCGCCGTCCATGTTGTCCATGGCGGCGGAGGCATCTTCCCGTTCGAGGAAGGTGACGAAGCCGAAGGAGCGGTGCTTCTGCGAGGCCTGGTCCAGCGGCGTCTTCACGTCCTTGATGTCGCCGAAGGGAATGAACGCCGCGTGGAGGATCAACTCGTTCACTTCTTCCGCTAAGCCTCCCACGTATAGCGTGTTCTTCTGCACACCTTGCATCATCGCCATTGCTACACTGAGTTCAAACGAGTTGAAACTCGGACTGAGGTGGAAAAAGGTACTAGTTGAAAGAGTTGAAACATTTGAAATTAAACCTGTGTTTTCTGTTTGGACTATCTTTGCCTCTATGGGCTGGGCTTAATAATCTGTTTTGATTGTTGGGACTCACAACGGGTTATTCTTTTTACATCCAACAAATGTTTTCTacacttaatatattttaaaaaattctaactttatccttttttatttcttttttttcgttccttcctttttttcttttttttcgtaTAGCCTACGGATTGCACtattcatttgaaatttttggCGCATTCATTGGTTTCCTCATTCTCCTTTGCAAAGCTAATGTTGGTATTATTCGTAGTGTATGTTTGTTATTCGTGGTTCTTCCCTAGTTTCTCCTCTAGTAGTTCCTTGTCGTCTTCCGCGAGTTCCTCTACCGTCATGAGTAGCCTTGCGTCATCAccgataaatttttattttcctttgtttACTCCATACGAATTGTCAATCCATATGGTTTATACGAATTATTAATCCGTATGGTTCATACAGATTACTCATCCATAAGGTTGatacggattgtcaattcgTAAGGATTATACGAATTATCAATCCTTATGGATTATATGGATTCTCAATCTGTAAATTCAATACAGAGAAAGCAAAACTCATGGCATCAATTTTGGAACGACGGTGGACACCAACCACGACCACACACTgcttgatgaagaagatgaagacgAACCACAAATTGAAGAGATGAAGATGAGAGAATTTGAGAGGAAAATGAAAACATCATGAATGGTGCAGCAGACGGATTCCCAATTCGtagtttaaatttaagttaaatgaATCAGGGGCAAAATtggtttttcactcaaaattttGGGTGCAAAAGAAGTATTAATGGTGCAGGAAGAAAATCCCCTCACCAGGCACCATTACATTTTGTAATCCAACGAGTATTATATAGTCGCAACCTAGCTATCTCGACTTTTCTAGTTATTTCATGATTGATGAGGTATATTACATTACTTTTTATATGCTTATGTTTTGTGAAGCCGTATGTTTTGTTattgatcttttttttattcttttagattttttaagaGTACGATTATTAAGATCAAACAAATATCAACACCATCAAAACCATATACAATGAATGTCAGAAATATCATCGTGAACAAAGGGGTCCAATAACAAAAATACATCTCATGAAGTTGATAGAACATGACGAATATGTTTACTAGTTTAGACGGTTGGATAGTGAAGATATTGTCGGAGATATATTGTGGGCACATCTAGATTCCATCAAACTCCTGAATTTATTTCCAACaatgttgtcgcaacctacctcacGATGGGACggtgaatgaaaataaaaaggtacgtcttctaaaaaagaaaacgaGTGGGAGTTGCCACTAACgcttatttgaggaaaacattagaaaaaccaaaaaaaggtatcagattttgaaaagaaaagttcgggagttgtttacgcataaggaaggtattagcatcccacgcgcccatcacaagggacgacaatctttaatcgagtgtgcaaaaatgtgacttcaatattatttaatttc contains:
- the LOC100787326 gene encoding peptidyl-prolyl cis-trans isomerase E; translation: MAMMQGVQKNTLYVGGLAEEVNELILHAAFIPFGDIKDVKTPLDQASQKHRSFGFVTFLEREDASAAMDNMDGAELYGRVLTVNYALPERIKGGEQGWAAQPVWADADTWFERQQQEEEMKRIEKENRAAMEAAEDLHRKQVAEQREGEKEEEIEIKDDPMAKAEAEVLQNQ